The Pseudodesulfovibrio sp. zrk46 genome contains a region encoding:
- a CDS encoding pyridoxal phosphate-dependent aminotransferase encodes MSISKRCCDLTPFLVMEILEKAQEMERAGEHIIHMQIGEPDFDTPDCIKRASCRALDNGHTHYTHSLGIMELREAIAEDHKKRYGVTVDPANIVVTQGTSPAMLTLFTALLEDGDKVITSDPCYACYDNFITYAGAEPVKVAVSEDDSFQYRVSAIREAIDANPGVKAILINSPANPTGTLLSPERMQAIADLAEEKGIWIFSDEIYHGLVYEGKEHSILEYTDRCFVMNGFSKLYAMTGWRLGYLIAPADFVRTLQVMCQNFFISANTMAQWGGVAALKEAELDVARMKEIYNERRVYMLERLKGMGFNIKHDPTGAFYALVNMRHLAEKFDGSSLKLAYDILEKAKIGVTPGIDFGEGAEGFIRFSYANSIENIREGMDRLERYIKEHHSA; translated from the coding sequence ATGAGCATTTCCAAACGCTGTTGCGATCTGACCCCGTTCCTTGTCATGGAGATTCTGGAGAAAGCGCAGGAAATGGAGCGAGCGGGCGAACACATCATCCACATGCAGATCGGCGAGCCGGACTTCGACACCCCGGACTGCATCAAGCGAGCTTCCTGTCGTGCGCTGGACAACGGCCACACCCACTACACCCATTCGCTGGGCATCATGGAGCTGCGCGAGGCCATCGCCGAAGACCACAAGAAACGCTATGGCGTCACGGTCGACCCGGCCAACATCGTGGTCACGCAGGGTACCAGCCCGGCCATGCTCACCCTCTTCACGGCACTTCTGGAGGACGGCGACAAGGTCATCACCTCTGACCCGTGCTACGCCTGCTATGACAATTTCATCACCTATGCCGGGGCCGAACCGGTCAAGGTCGCAGTCTCCGAGGACGACTCCTTCCAGTACCGCGTCTCCGCCATCCGCGAGGCCATCGACGCCAACCCCGGCGTGAAGGCGATCCTCATCAACTCTCCGGCCAACCCCACCGGCACCCTGCTCTCGCCCGAGCGCATGCAGGCCATTGCCGATCTGGCCGAGGAGAAAGGCATCTGGATTTTCTCCGACGAAATTTACCACGGCCTCGTCTACGAGGGGAAGGAGCACTCCATACTCGAGTACACGGACCGCTGCTTCGTGATGAACGGTTTTTCCAAGCTCTACGCCATGACCGGCTGGCGTCTCGGCTACCTGATCGCGCCTGCGGATTTCGTCCGCACCCTTCAGGTCATGTGTCAGAACTTCTTCATCTCAGCCAACACCATGGCACAGTGGGGCGGCGTGGCCGCGCTCAAGGAAGCAGAACTGGACGTGGCCCGCATGAAGGAAATCTACAACGAGCGCCGGGTGTACATGCTCGAACGTCTCAAGGGCATGGGTTTCAACATCAAACATGATCCCACCGGAGCATTCTATGCGCTGGTGAACATGCGCCATCTGGCTGAAAAGTTCGACGGCTCTTCCTTGAAGCTGGCTTACGACATCCTTGAAAAGGCCAAAATCGGCGTGACCCCCGGCATCGACTTCGGCGAGGGGGCAGAAGGTTTTATCCGCTTCTCCTATGCCAACTCCATCGAGAACATCCGCGAAGGCATGGATCGACTGGAACGCTACATCAAGGAGCACCACTCCGCATAG